One stretch of Schizosaccharomyces pombe strain 972h- genome assembly, chromosome: III DNA includes these proteins:
- the dbp9 gene encoding ATP-dependent RNA helicase Dbp9 produces the protein MEKSGGIREESSEKTFSDFNLDPRLQRAIHKCEFEKPTSVQSETIPLALEGKDLVAQARTGSGKTAAYLIPILELLLKQKQIDENQRGIFALLLVPTRELAQQVYNVLEKLTAFCSKHIRFINVATNSSDTVQRPLLLDLPDIVIATPSRCVVHVASGVLPLDKLKFLVIDEADLMLSFGYNEDMKTLSRSLPRGTQSFLMSATLSKNIASLQKLVCRNPFILAVKDKEASGKLTQYVVKCSEQDKFLLAYILLKLRLIKGKILIFVNEINRCYRLKLFLEQFGLKSLVLNSELPVNSRLHILEQYNKGLYQIIIATDESGMMGEIEELENNVDFVEEEVISTDQPTLDKMKDQENADVNDESILAAAKDKSKKKKRVKQDKEYGVARGLDFENVACVLNFDMPSNTKSYIHRIGRTARAGKPGTAMSFVVPKSEVGKHKPTSLESCKKDESVLRRLEKKQISLQPYSFDKNQIDAFRYRMEDALRAVTTVAVSAARAAELKQELLISEKLKSYFAENPDELLSLTHDTVSSVRLGHTQRHLRHVPEYLLPKGMQAVNKDIGFVPFKKNNRRKVFKSRKNPKHRHDPLRSMKRKS, from the coding sequence ATGGAAAAATCTGGTGGAATACGTGAAGAGAGTTctgaaaaaactttttcgGACTTTAATTTAGATCCTAGATTGCAAAGAGCCATTCATAAAtgtgaatttgaaaaaccTACTTCAGTCCAAAGCGAAACAATCCCTTTAGCATTAGAAGGAAAAGACTTGGTAGCTCAAGCAAGAACTGGTTCTGGTAAGACGGCTGCTTATTTGATTCCCATTTTGGAATTACTGttgaagcaaaaacaaatcgaTGAAAATCAACGTGgaatttttgctttgcttTTAGTTCCTACAAGAGAATTGGCTCAACAAGTATACAATGTATTGGAAAAACTTACTGCTTTTTGCAGCAAGCATATTAGATTTATCAATGTTGCGACGAATAGCTCTGATACCGTACAACGTCCTCTTCTTCTCGATCTTCCTGATATTGTAATTGCAACACCTAGTCGTTGTGTTGTTCATGTCGCATCTGGTGTACTTCCATTGGATAAGTTAAAATTCCTTGTAATCGATGAAGCCGATTTAATGCTCTCTTTTGGATATAACGAAGACATGAAAACCCTTAGTAGGTCCCTTCCCCGTGGTACTCAATCCTTCTTAATGTCTGCCACACTTTCCAAGAACATTGCATCCTTACAAAAGTTAGTTTGTCGGAATCCGTTTATCTTAGCAGTAAAGGATAAAGAAGCAAGTGGAAAGTTAACTCAGTACGTTGTTAAATGCTCTGAGCAAGACAAGTTTTTGCTAGCGTACATCCTTCTCAAACTCAGATtaattaaaggaaaaatcTTGATTTTTGTGAACGAAATAAACCGATGCTACCGactaaaactttttttggaGCAGTTTGGTCTGAAGAGCTTAGTGCTCAACTCTGAGCTTCCTGTAAACTCCCGTTTACACATCTTAGAACAATATAATAAAGGCTTGTATCAAATCATTATTGCTACTGATGAAAGTGGAATGATGGGTGAAATAgaagaattggaaaataatGTTGATTTTGTCGAAGAAGAAGTAATTTCTACTGATCAGCCAACTTTAGATAAAATGAAGGATCAGGAGAATGCAGATGTCAATGATGAATCCATTTTAGCTGCTGCAAAGGACAAAtccaagaaaaagaaaagagttAAACAAGATAAGGAGTATGGTGTTGCTCGTGGtcttgattttgaaaatgtgGCTTGTGTTCTAAATTTTGATATGCCTAGTAACACAAAATCTTATATCCATCGAATCGGCAGAACAGCAAGAGCTGGAAAACCTGGAACCGCTATGTCTTTTGTAGTGCCCAAATCAGAGGTTGGCAAACATAAGCCTACGAGTCTGGAATCCTGTAAAAAAGATGAGTCCGTTTTACGTCGCttagaaaaaaagcaaattagCCTACAACCTTACTCATTTGATAAGAATCAAATTGATGCTTTCCGCTATCGTATGGAAGATGCTCTTCGTGCTGTTACTACCGTTGCTGTTTCAGCCGCAAGAGCTGCTGAATTGAAACAGGAATTACTTATTTCAGAGAAGTTGAAATCTTACTTTGCTGAAAATCCAGATGAGTTACTATCATTAACTCACGATACTGTTTCCAGTGTTCGCCTTGGTCACACCCAGAGACATCTCCGTCATGTTCCTGAATATTTATTACCAAAAGGAATGCAAGCCGTTAACAAGGACATTGGCTTTGTaccatttaaaaagaacaaTAGGCGAAAGGTATTTAAATCTAGAAAGAATCCTAAGCATCGGCACGACCCTTTACGCTCTATGAAGCGTAAATCTTAA
- the ubp12 gene encoding CSN-associated deubiquitinating enzyme Ubp12 translates to MDSLSESSTSSYHGKRPRSLSEESQSSSNMDDISQKSISLGDASEISKNLPSIAEQKQLIGELVNNQPELELGQVDNYILSYSWYERLCSYLAEDGPFPGPVDQEDIADLETGTLKPDLQEEIDFTIISRDVWDLLVRWYGLKGPEFPRETVNLGSESHPHLVVEVYPPIFSLTLLSTNAVDANESHKPKKISLSSKSTLEDLLEGVKYTLSLPSDQFRLWRVDTDQPLHRTIDPSSFIKINSKEIIDFLEKSKTLVELGMDSSCSLVAECMINETWPVDRALRLQFLIQQRNNQSSNEEQKQEKRVPGTCGLSNLGNTCYMNSALQCLTHTRELRDFFTSDEWKNQVNESNPLGMGGQVASIFASLIKSLYSPEHSSFAPRQFKATIGKFNHSFLGYGQQDSQEFLAFLLDGLHEDLNRIYQKPYTSKPDLYEVDEEKIKNTAEECWRLHKLRNDSLIVDLFQGMYRSTLVCPVCNTVSITFDPFMDLTLPLPVKQVWSHTVTFIPADTNLTPLAIEVVLESKAATIEDLVKYVAEKSGCSDYRKILVTETYKGRFYRFLTQLSKSLLMEISEEDEIYLYELERPYEDGSDDILVPVYHISDDSTNSANSYMSSRDFGHPFVLQLSDNEVTDASFISEKLKLKYQQFTTLKNLKNIDSLESLELGHEDEQVQKGPLDVDMDHSQTPLFEMRVFHDRFEKIPTGWNMSVSNLPLLTERDKKDLESTVDPLDAHSIEEEDDSEFKDVAPGSYPEPSKSNENTKLTAKENDRLLIQGDLLVCEWPEKSYQFVFSVAPSSPQMGRSLWLESKTILSDKKDDSEDSRTITLNDCLDEFEKTEQLGEEDPWYCPTCKEFRQASKQMEIWRCPEILIFHLKRFSSERRFRDKIDDLVEFPIDNLDMSMRTGSYKLSEKENPKLIYELYAVDNHYGGLGGGHYTAFAKNPDNGQFYCFDDSRVTPVCPEETVTSAAYLLFYRRKTS, encoded by the coding sequence ATGGATTCTCTGTCGGAAAGTTCTACTTCTTCATATCACGGAAAAAGACCGCGGTCCTTGAGCGAGGAATCGCAAAGCTCTTCCAACATGGATGATATTTCACAAAAATCAATATCTTTGGGTGATGCTTCAGAAATATCAAAGAACCTTCCTTCTATTGCAGAACAAAAGCAGTTAATAGGCGAGTTGGTAAACAATCAACCCGAACTTGAGTTGGGACAGGTTGACAATTACATTCTTTCGTATAGTTGGTATGAACGACTCTGCTCGTATTTGGCAGAGGATGGTCCCTTTCCTGGACCGGTAGATCAAGAAGATATTGCTGATTTAGAAACTGGAACGTTGAAGCCGGATTTGCAAGAAGAGATTGATTTTACCATCATTTCTCGAGATGTATGGGATTTATTGGTTCGCTGGTATGGACTAAAAGGACCCGAATTTCCAAGGGAAACTGTAAACCTGGGCTCAGAGTCGCATCCTCATTTGGTAGTTGAAGTTTACCCACCAATCTTTTCATTAACACTGTTGAGCACCAATGCTGTGGACGCGAATGAGTCTCATAAGcctaaaaaaatatctcTTTCCTCAAAAAGTACTTTAGAGGATCTATTGGAAGGGGTTAAATATACCCTTTCTCTCCCCAGTGATCAGTTTAGGTTATGGAGAGTTGACACGGATCAGCCTTTGCATAGAACTATCGATCCCTCatcttttataaaaatcaattcgaaagaaattatcgattttttagaaaaatccAAGACTTTGGTAGAACTGGGAATGGACAGTAGCTGTTCATTAGTGGCTGAATGCATGATAAATGAAACATGGCCAGTAGACCGTGCGCTTCGCCTACAATTCTTAATTCAGCAGAGAAATAATCAATCATCTAATGAAGaacaaaaacaagaaaaaagggTTCCAGGAACCTGTGGTCTTAGCAACCTTGGAAATACTTGTTATATGAATTCCGCACTCCAATGTTTAACCCACACTCGTGAACTGCGTGACTTTTTTACATCAGATGAGTGGAAAAATCAAGTAAATGAGTCAAATCCCCTTGGTATGGGTGGCCAAGTTGCCAGTATATTTGCATCTCTTATAAAATCTTTATATTCTCCAGAACATTCCTCTTTCGCTCCAAGGCAATTTAAAGCAACTATTGGTAAATTCaatcattcttttttgggATATGGCCAACAGGATTCTCAAGAGTTTTTAGCTTTTCTTCTAGATGGACTACATGAAGATTTGAACAGAATCTATCAAAAGCCGTATACCTCTAAACCCGACTTGTATGAAGTGGACgaagagaaaataaaaaatactgCTGAGGAGTGCTGGAGATTACATAAACTAAGGAATGACTCTCTTATTGTAGATTTATTTCAAGGCATGTATCGTAGTACCCTTGTGTGCCCTGTTTGTAACACCGTCTCGATTACCTTTGATCCTTTCATGGATCTTACCCTTCCATTACCTGTCAAGCAAGTATGGTCGCATACTGTTACCTTTATTCCAGCTGATACAAATCTTACTCCATTAGCTATTGAGGTAGTACTCGAGAGTAAGGCGGCGACGATTGAAGACCTTGTCAAATATGTCGCAGAAAAATCTGGATGTAGCGATTACAGGAAAATATTGGTTACTGAAACTTATAAGGGAAGGTTCTATAGGTTCCTTACACAACTTTCCAAATCTTTGTTAATGGAGATTTCtgaggaagatgaaatttATCTTTATGAGTTAGAGAGACCGTACGAAGATGGATCTGATGACATTTTGGTTCCTGTCTATCATATATCTGATGATTCTACAAATTCGGCAAACTCCTATATGAGTTCACGCGATTTTGGTCACCCATTTGTCCTGCAATTGTCAGACAATGAAGTTACTGATGCTTCCTTTATAAGTGAAAAGCTCAAACTTAAATATCAGCAATTTacaactttaaaaaacttaaaaaatattgactCGTTGGAGTCTTTGGAACTTGGCCACGAAGATGAACAAGTGCAAAAAGGTCCGTTGGATGTTGATATGGATCATAGTCAGACACCATTGTTTGAAATGAGAGTTTTCCATGATCggtttgaaaaaatccCTACCGGTTGGAACATGAGTGTTTCTAACTTGCCTTTGTTAACCGAACGGGATAAAAAGGATTTAGAATCGACGGTCGATCCTTTAGATGCTCATTCAATTGAGGAAGAAGATGACAGTGAGTTCAAAGACGTTGCACCCGGTTCATATCCTGAGCCTTCGAAGAGTAACGAAAACACCAAGTTGACCGCAAAGGAAAATGATCGTTTGCTTATTCAGGGTGACTTGCTGGTGTGTGAGTGGCCTGAAAAATCCTATCAATTTGTATTTAGTGTGGCACCTTCTTCTCCTCAAATGGGACGTTCATTGTGGCTAGaatcaaaaacaatattgtCGGACAAAAAGGATGATTCTGAAGATTCTCGTACCATTACTTTGAATGATTGTTTAGATGAGTTCGAAAAAACGGAGCAACTGGGTGAAGAAGATCCTTGGTACTGTCCTACATGCAAAGAATTTCGACAGGctagtaaacaaatggaAATTTGGAGATGCCCcgaaattttgattttccaTTTGAAGAGATTTAGCAGTGAAAGAAGGTTTAGGGATAAAATTGACGACTTAGTTGAATTCCCTATTGACAATTTAGATATGTCTATGCGGACGGGTAGCTATAAATTGTccgaaaaagaaaatcctaaattaatttatgaGCTTTATGCTGTCGATAATCACTATGGCGGTCTTGGAGGCGGTCATTACACAGCATTTGCTAAAAATCCCGACAATGGacaattttattgttttgatGATTCACGGGTCACTCCTGTATGTCCTGAAGAAACTGTCACCTCAGCTGCATATCTGTTGTTTTATCGCCGAAAAACAAgctaa